One genomic window of Pelecanus crispus isolate bPelCri1 chromosome 18, bPelCri1.pri, whole genome shotgun sequence includes the following:
- the LOC142595132 gene encoding feather keratin 1-like, with the protein MSCYNPCLPCRPCGPTPLANSCNEPCVRQCQDSTVVIQPSPVVVTLPGPILSSFPQSTAVGSSTSAAVGSILSSAGVPINSGGSGLSGFGLSGIGSCYRGRPCLPC; encoded by the coding sequence atgtcctgctacaacccgtgcctgccctgccggccctgcggcccgaccccgctggccaacagctgcaatgagccctgtgtccggcagtgccaggactccaccgtcgtcatccagccctcccccgtggtggtgaccctgcccggccccatcctcagctccttcccgcagagcaccgccgtcggatcctccacctccgctgccgttggcagcatcctcagctctgcgggAGTGCCCATCAACTCCGGGGGCTCCGGCCTCTCCGGCTTTGGCCTCTCCGGCATTGGCAGCTGCTACCGCGGCAGACCATGCCTCCCCTGCTAA